From a region of the Microbacterium sp. nov. GSS16 genome:
- a CDS encoding LON peptidase substrate-binding domain-containing protein, with protein MAATAMFPLETVLFPYTPLALRVFEERYLKMLGAALESHEPSFGVVLIERGSEAGGGDTRFRTGTMARIVEVAATERDIELLVVGGERIEVGAWWNDEAYPTAEVHAIGELRWDPALAPLRDEAEKHVRRVLTRAAMTSGSRWDPNIEISDDPLESSWQLAAIAPLGPIDQLELLRATSLGGLLARTIDLTLEAEELLKATFDHGGGAGDEPGLTA; from the coding sequence ATGGCAGCCACTGCGATGTTCCCGCTCGAGACGGTGCTGTTCCCGTACACGCCGCTGGCTCTGCGCGTCTTCGAAGAGCGCTACCTGAAGATGCTCGGCGCAGCGCTCGAATCGCACGAGCCGTCGTTCGGCGTGGTGCTCATCGAGCGCGGATCCGAGGCCGGGGGAGGGGATACCCGGTTCCGCACCGGCACCATGGCTCGGATCGTCGAGGTCGCGGCGACCGAGCGCGACATCGAGCTGCTCGTCGTCGGCGGGGAGCGCATCGAAGTGGGCGCGTGGTGGAACGACGAGGCGTATCCGACCGCCGAGGTGCACGCCATCGGCGAGCTGAGGTGGGATCCGGCACTCGCGCCGCTGCGCGACGAGGCGGAGAAGCACGTTCGTCGCGTGCTCACGCGCGCGGCGATGACTTCCGGCAGCCGGTGGGATCCGAACATCGAGATCTCGGACGACCCCCTGGAGTCGTCATGGCAGCTCGCCGCGATAGCGCCGCTGGGGCCGATCGACCAGCTCGAGCTGCTGCGCGCCACCTCGCTCGGAGGGCTGCTCGCCCGCACCATCGATCTCACGCTCGAGGCCGAAGAGCTGCTCAAGGCCACGTTCGACCATGGCGGCGGTGCCGGCGACGAACCGGGCCTCACCGCCTGA